The following proteins are co-located in the Siansivirga zeaxanthinifaciens CC-SAMT-1 genome:
- a CDS encoding GDP-L-fucose synthase family protein, producing MDKNSKIYIAGHRGLVGSAIYKNLQSKGYTNIITRTHQELDLTNQTTVATFFEEEKPDYVFLAAAKVGGIVANNVYRADFIYENMMIQNNVIHQSYLHKVKKLLFLGSTCIYPKNAPQPMKEEYLLTDTLEYTNEPYAIAKIAGIKMCESYNLQYSTNFISVMPTNLYGPNDNFDLEKSHVLPALIRKIHLAKLLSESKHDEVVKDLGVNSIDEARSYLLKFGVTEKSVEIWGSGKPKREFLWSEDMADACVFIMENRNFSDTYNEGDKEIRNTHINIGTGKDVSIKELAETIKETIGFNGDLVFNTEKPDGTMRKLTDVSKLNSLGWEYKIELKEGIKIVYGWYINK from the coding sequence ATGGATAAAAATTCTAAAATATATATTGCTGGTCATAGAGGATTGGTTGGAAGTGCTATTTATAAAAACTTACAAAGTAAAGGGTATACCAACATTATAACCAGAACACATCAAGAACTGGATTTAACAAATCAAACAACGGTTGCAACTTTTTTTGAAGAAGAAAAACCAGATTATGTGTTTTTAGCAGCTGCCAAAGTTGGTGGTATTGTTGCTAATAATGTTTATAGAGCCGATTTTATTTATGAGAATATGATGATTCAGAACAATGTGATTCATCAAAGTTATCTTCATAAAGTTAAAAAACTATTGTTTTTGGGCAGTACATGCATATATCCTAAAAACGCTCCTCAGCCCATGAAAGAGGAGTATTTGTTAACGGATACTTTAGAATATACTAATGAGCCTTATGCTATTGCAAAAATAGCTGGCATTAAAATGTGTGAAAGTTACAACTTGCAATACAGCACCAATTTTATTTCAGTTATGCCTACTAATTTGTATGGACCAAACGATAATTTCGATTTAGAAAAATCGCATGTTTTACCAGCACTTATTCGTAAAATTCATTTAGCCAAATTATTATCAGAATCAAAACATGATGAAGTGGTTAAAGATTTAGGAGTCAATTCTATAGACGAAGCAAGATCATATTTGTTAAAGTTTGGTGTTACAGAAAAAAGTGTTGAAATTTGGGGTTCGGGAAAACCAAAACGAGAGTTTTTATGGAGTGAAGATATGGCAGATGCTTGTGTTTTTATTATGGAAAACCGAAACTTTTCAGACACTTACAATGAAGGCGATAAAGAAATAAGAAATACTCATATTAATATTGGAACAGGCAAAGATGTTTCAATAAAGGAATTAGCTGAAACCATAAAAGAAACCATTGGTTTTAATGGTGATTTAGTTTTTAATACAGAAAAACCAGATGGTACGATGCGCAAATTAACAGATGTTTCGAAGTTGAATAGCTTAGGTTGGGAGTATAAAATTGAATTGAAAGAGGGTATCAAAATTGTTTATGGATGGTATATTAATAAATAA
- the gmd gene encoding GDP-mannose 4,6-dehydratase, whose amino-acid sequence MKNKVALITGVTGQDGAYLSEFLLKKGYEVHGVKRRSSLFNTDRIDHLYQDPHVENRNFFLHYGDLTDSTNLTRLIQEVQPDEIYNLAAMSHVHVSFEMPEYTANADGIGTLRLLEAIRLLGMEKKTRIYQASTSELYGKVQEVPQTEKTPFYPRSPYAVAKMYAYWITVNYREAYGIYACNGILFNHESPIRGETFVTRKITRATSKIALGLQEKIFLGNLDAQRDWGHAKDYIRMMWMILQADEAEDWVIATGKTTTVRDFIKMCFNHVGVELEFKGEGVDEKGYVKSCNNPKYQLEIGKEVIAVDPKYFRPTEVELLIGDATKAKEKLGWVPKYDLEALVEDMMTSDINLMEKQQYLKDGGYRIKNYFE is encoded by the coding sequence ATGAAAAATAAAGTAGCTTTAATTACAGGAGTAACTGGTCAAGATGGTGCTTACTTAAGTGAATTTTTGTTAAAAAAAGGGTATGAAGTTCATGGTGTTAAAAGACGATCATCGTTATTTAATACCGATAGAATTGATCACTTATATCAGGATCCACATGTTGAAAATAGAAATTTTTTCCTTCACTATGGAGATTTAACCGATAGTACAAATTTAACACGCCTCATTCAAGAAGTACAGCCAGACGAGATATATAATTTAGCTGCTATGAGCCATGTTCATGTGTCTTTTGAAATGCCAGAATATACTGCAAATGCCGATGGTATTGGTACTTTAAGACTATTGGAAGCTATTCGATTGTTAGGAATGGAAAAGAAAACCAGAATTTATCAAGCTTCAACATCAGAATTATACGGTAAAGTTCAAGAAGTTCCTCAAACCGAAAAAACACCTTTTTACCCAAGAAGTCCTTATGCAGTGGCAAAAATGTATGCCTACTGGATAACTGTAAATTACAGAGAAGCTTACGGAATTTACGCATGTAATGGTATTTTATTTAATCACGAGTCACCAATTCGTGGAGAAACTTTTGTAACTAGAAAGATTACGAGAGCAACCTCTAAAATTGCATTAGGATTACAAGAAAAAATCTTTTTAGGTAATTTAGATGCACAAAGAGATTGGGGTCACGCTAAAGATTATATTCGAATGATGTGGATGATTCTTCAGGCTGATGAAGCAGAAGATTGGGTCATTGCTACCGGAAAAACAACTACGGTTCGAGATTTTATTAAAATGTGTTTTAATCATGTAGGCGTAGAATTAGAATTTAAAGGCGAAGGTGTAGACGAAAAGGGTTATGTAAAATCTTGTAATAATCCAAAATACCAGCTAGAAATAGGAAAAGAAGTTATAGCAGTCGATCCTAAGTACTTCAGACCTACAGAGGTAGAATTGTTAATTGGTGATGCAACCAAAGCAAAAGAAAAATTAGGGTGGGTTCCTAAGTACGATTTAGAAGCTTTAGTTGAAGATATGATGACGAGCGATATCAACTTAATGGAAAAACAACAATATCTCAAAGATGGCGGTTATAGAATTAAAAATTATTTTGAATAA
- the rfbD gene encoding dTDP-4-dehydrorhamnose reductase, whose translation MTTILVTGGNGQLASCIKDISKVYNHFKFIYTNRQDLDICDYSQLDNFFKLNTIDYCINCAAYTAVDKAEEDVEEAFLVNAIGAKNLAEACKIHQITLMHISTDFVFDGTKQSPYLETDSTNPLNIYGKSKLQGELEIQKILDTYFIIRTSWLYSEYGNNFMKTMLRLAESRKEISVVNDQIGTPTYAGDLARVILHLIDSKTKVYGEYHYSNLGEISWYDFANAIFKLSNKNIVLNPINTVSYPTPANRPKYSVLDKSKISKKLNVSIPYWDKSLELVINKF comes from the coding sequence ATGACAACCATATTAGTTACAGGCGGTAACGGACAACTAGCAAGTTGCATAAAAGATATTTCAAAAGTATATAATCATTTTAAATTTATATACACGAATCGTCAAGATTTAGATATTTGCGATTACAGTCAACTCGATAACTTTTTTAAATTAAATACAATAGATTATTGCATTAATTGTGCCGCTTATACGGCAGTAGATAAAGCTGAAGAAGATGTTGAAGAAGCATTTTTAGTAAACGCCATTGGAGCTAAAAATTTAGCTGAAGCTTGTAAAATACATCAAATTACTCTAATGCACATTTCTACAGATTTTGTATTTGATGGAACTAAACAAAGTCCTTATTTAGAAACAGATAGTACAAATCCCTTAAATATTTATGGAAAGTCAAAATTACAGGGAGAATTAGAAATTCAGAAAATTCTAGATACGTATTTTATAATTAGAACGTCCTGGTTGTATTCTGAGTATGGAAATAATTTCATGAAAACCATGTTGCGTTTAGCCGAATCACGAAAAGAAATTAGTGTTGTCAACGATCAAATAGGGACACCTACTTATGCGGGAGATTTGGCTAGGGTTATCCTTCATTTAATTGATTCCAAAACCAAAGTATATGGTGAGTATCATTATAGTAATTTAGGCGAAATAAGTTGGTATGACTTTGCTAATGCAATTTTTAAATTATCAAATAAAAATATAGTATTAAACCCAATAAATACTGTCAGTTACCCAACACCTGCAAACCGACCTAAATACAGTGTTTTAGACAAAAGTAAAATATCAAAAAAGTTAAATGTTTCTATTCCATATTGGGATAAATCTCTTGAATTGGTAATTAATAAATTTTAA
- the rfbC gene encoding dTDP-4-dehydrorhamnose 3,5-epimerase, whose translation MIAEETFLKGCYVLTPNVLEDERGYFFESFNEINFKNETGISTNFVQDNQSKSNKGVLRGLHYQTGVYAQSKLVRVVKGKVLDVCVDTRKDSATFGKHFSILLDDINHQQLYIPKGFAHGFLTLEDHTIFSYKCDNYYNKSSEAGIIFNDKELNINWDFPFDDLIVSEKDLKLPIFKDAVL comes from the coding sequence ATGATAGCTGAAGAAACGTTTTTAAAAGGATGTTACGTACTTACGCCAAATGTACTCGAAGATGAGCGCGGTTATTTTTTTGAAAGTTTTAACGAGATTAACTTTAAAAATGAAACGGGCATATCTACTAATTTTGTCCAGGATAATCAATCTAAATCGAATAAAGGCGTTTTAAGGGGGCTTCACTATCAAACAGGCGTCTATGCTCAATCCAAATTAGTTCGCGTTGTTAAAGGCAAGGTTTTAGATGTTTGTGTTGATACTAGAAAAGATTCAGCAACTTTTGGAAAACATTTTTCAATACTATTAGACGATATTAATCATCAACAACTATATATTCCTAAAGGTTTTGCACACGGTTTTTTAACTTTAGAAGATCATACTATTTTTTCTTATAAATGTGATAATTATTATAATAAATCATCTGAAGCTGGAATTATTTTTAATGATAAAGAATTAAATATTAATTGGGATTTTCCATTTGATGACCTGATTGTTTCTGAAAAAGATTTAAAGTTACCAATTTTTAAAGATGCTGTTTTATGA
- the rfbA gene encoding glucose-1-phosphate thymidylyltransferase RfbA, which translates to MKGIILAGGSGTRLYPLTKVVSKQLMPVFDKPMIYYPLTTLMSAGIREVLIISTSNDLPKFIDLLGNGSDYGCVFEYAVQDQPNGLAEAFIIGEKFISKDSVALILGDNIFYGSGLNETLQTITNPKGGIIFAYHVHDPQRYGVVEFNDENKAISIEEKPIEPKSNFAVPGIYFYDNNVIDIAKNIKPSQRGELEITDVNKAYLEKELLRVKILDKGTAWLDTGTFSSLMQASQFVQVIEERQGLKIGCIEEVAYKMGYITREQLLNLAKPLLKSGYGEYLQQLK; encoded by the coding sequence ATGAAGGGCATTATATTAGCAGGAGGTTCGGGAACGAGATTATATCCACTTACAAAAGTAGTAAGCAAACAATTAATGCCTGTTTTTGATAAACCTATGATATATTATCCATTAACAACCTTAATGTCTGCTGGTATAAGAGAGGTTTTAATAATTTCTACATCAAATGATTTACCAAAATTTATAGATTTATTAGGCAACGGATCAGATTATGGATGTGTTTTTGAGTATGCAGTACAAGACCAACCGAATGGACTGGCTGAAGCCTTTATTATAGGTGAAAAATTTATAAGTAAAGATAGTGTAGCGCTTATTTTGGGTGATAATATTTTTTATGGCTCTGGTTTAAACGAAACCTTACAAACCATTACAAATCCCAAGGGAGGTATTATTTTTGCTTACCATGTTCATGACCCCCAACGATATGGTGTTGTTGAATTTAATGATGAAAATAAAGCCATTTCTATTGAAGAAAAACCAATAGAACCAAAATCTAATTTTGCTGTTCCAGGCATCTATTTTTACGATAATAACGTAATAGATATTGCTAAAAATATTAAGCCAAGTCAAAGAGGGGAGTTAGAGATCACCGATGTTAATAAAGCGTATTTAGAAAAAGAGTTACTTCGTGTAAAAATACTAGATAAGGGTACAGCCTGGTTAGATACAGGAACCTTTTCTTCTCTTATGCAAGCATCACAGTTTGTTCAAGTTATAGAAGAACGACAAGGCCTCAAAATAGGATGTATTGAAGAAGTCGCCTATAAAATGGGATACATAACAAGAGAACAATTATTAAACTTGGCTAAACCGTTACTAAAAAGTGGTTATGGCGAATACCTTCAACAATTAAAATAA
- the rfbB gene encoding dTDP-glucose 4,6-dehydratase, whose amino-acid sequence MTILITGGAGFIGSNFIPYFLNTYPKIKIINIDKLTYAGELSNLKVVENNANYEFIQGDICDRNLIENLFETYKFQGVIHFAAESHVDNSITNPDTFIHTNIMGTFNLLDVAKKIWMDSPGKVKDIYKSARFHHISTDEVYGTLGETGLFSEQTPYAPNSPYSASKASSDFIVRSYFHTYGMNVVTTNCSNNYGPKQHDEKLIPTIIRKAITGESIPIYGDGKNIRDWLYVEDHCKGIDLVFQNGVSGETYNIGGKNERNNLYIAETICEILDEICPMKSSYKEQIKFVKDRPGHDFRYAIDASKIENELHWKAQEVFETGIRKTVAWYLKKYKG is encoded by the coding sequence ATGACAATTTTAATTACTGGGGGAGCGGGTTTTATAGGGTCTAATTTTATTCCTTATTTCTTAAATACGTACCCTAAAATTAAAATTATAAATATAGATAAGCTCACTTATGCAGGTGAGCTTTCTAATTTAAAAGTGGTTGAAAACAACGCTAATTATGAGTTTATTCAGGGGGATATTTGCGATAGAAATTTAATTGAAAACTTATTTGAAACCTATAAATTTCAAGGTGTTATTCATTTTGCTGCAGAATCTCATGTAGATAATTCTATAACAAATCCAGATACATTTATACATACAAATATAATGGGTACATTCAATCTTTTAGATGTAGCTAAAAAAATTTGGATGGATAGCCCAGGTAAAGTAAAAGACATTTATAAATCTGCAAGATTTCATCATATTTCAACCGATGAGGTTTATGGAACTTTAGGAGAAACTGGCTTGTTTTCAGAACAAACACCCTATGCTCCCAACAGTCCTTACAGTGCTTCAAAAGCCTCGTCAGATTTTATTGTTAGAAGCTATTTTCATACATATGGAATGAATGTGGTTACAACAAACTGCTCTAATAACTACGGGCCTAAACAGCATGACGAAAAATTAATACCAACCATTATTAGAAAAGCTATTACTGGAGAATCAATTCCTATTTATGGCGATGGTAAAAACATTAGAGATTGGTTGTATGTAGAAGATCATTGTAAAGGTATCGATTTAGTTTTTCAAAATGGTGTTTCGGGAGAAACCTACAATATTGGAGGCAAAAACGAACGTAATAATTTATATATTGCAGAAACTATTTGTGAGATTTTAGATGAAATTTGCCCTATGAAATCATCTTATAAAGAACAAATTAAATTTGTAAAAGACAGACCTGGTCATGATTTTCGATACGCTATTGATGCATCTAAAATCGAAAATGAATTACATTGGAAAGCCCAAGAAGTTTTTGAAACCGGGATTAGAAAGACAGTAGCGTGGTATTTAAAAAAATATAAAGGATAA
- a CDS encoding GH3 auxin-responsive promoter family protein, with protein sequence MNTLKSAIAKLFALRVYKSVLKWAKNPIETQEKVFRELISEAVTTEFGKDHDFISINSYDDFVKKVPVRDYEALKPYVLRVVDGEENILWKGKPLYFAKTSGTTSGSKYIPITKESMPYHVEAARNAILMYIHETGKSKFVSGKMIFLQGSPIMKEQNGIKLGRLSGIVAHYVPKYLQKNRLPSWETNCIEDWETKVDAIVEETLPKNMTVISGIPSWVQMYFEKLQQRTGKKVGEIFKNFNLFIFGGVNYEPYRAKFENLIGRKVDSIELYPASEGFFAYQDKQNEKGMLLLLNSGIFYEFIKADEFFNENPKRITIKDVEIGTNYVMIISTNAGLWAYNIGDTIQFTSTKPYRVIVSGRIKHFISAFGEHVIGKEVEQAMQDATLNTDVRVSEFTVAPQINPSEGLPYHEWFIEFENEPEDLSDFAKKIDASLQNQNSYYYDLIQGRVLKPLVIRKVQKGGFESYMKSIGKLGGQNKLPRLSNDRKIVEGFPYIN encoded by the coding sequence ATGAATACATTAAAATCTGCTATCGCAAAATTATTTGCATTGCGTGTTTATAAAAGTGTTTTAAAATGGGCTAAAAACCCAATAGAAACACAAGAAAAGGTATTTCGTGAGTTAATTTCGGAAGCGGTTACAACAGAATTTGGTAAAGACCACGATTTTATAAGTATTAATTCGTACGACGATTTTGTAAAAAAAGTACCTGTACGAGATTATGAAGCCCTAAAACCATACGTATTACGTGTTGTAGACGGAGAAGAAAATATACTTTGGAAAGGAAAACCACTATATTTTGCTAAAACTTCTGGTACAACATCGGGATCTAAATACATTCCAATAACAAAAGAAAGTATGCCTTATCATGTTGAGGCAGCCCGAAATGCCATACTTATGTACATTCATGAAACTGGTAAAAGTAAGTTTGTATCAGGTAAAATGATTTTCCTTCAAGGAAGCCCCATCATGAAAGAGCAAAATGGCATTAAATTAGGCAGATTGTCTGGAATTGTAGCGCATTATGTTCCTAAATATCTTCAAAAAAACAGATTGCCATCATGGGAAACAAATTGTATTGAAGATTGGGAAACTAAAGTAGATGCCATAGTTGAAGAAACATTACCAAAGAATATGACGGTTATTTCTGGCATTCCTTCTTGGGTTCAAATGTATTTTGAAAAATTACAGCAAAGAACAGGTAAAAAGGTTGGTGAAATTTTTAAAAACTTCAATCTTTTTATTTTTGGTGGGGTTAATTACGAACCGTATCGTGCAAAATTTGAAAATTTAATTGGCAGAAAAGTAGACAGCATAGAATTATATCCTGCCAGCGAAGGATTTTTTGCCTATCAAGACAAACAAAACGAAAAGGGCATGTTATTGCTTTTAAATTCTGGAATTTTCTATGAGTTTATTAAAGCAGACGAATTTTTTAACGAAAACCCGAAACGAATCACTATTAAAGATGTTGAAATTGGCACAAATTATGTCATGATAATTTCTACCAATGCCGGACTTTGGGCTTATAATATTGGCGATACCATTCAGTTTACTTCAACAAAACCGTATCGTGTTATCGTATCTGGGCGTATAAAACATTTTATTTCTGCGTTTGGCGAGCATGTAATAGGCAAGGAAGTAGAACAAGCCATGCAAGATGCCACTTTAAATACCGACGTGCGAGTTTCAGAATTTACGGTGGCGCCTCAAATTAATCCAAGTGAAGGCTTACCTTACCACGAATGGTTTATAGAGTTTGAAAACGAACCAGAAGACCTTTCAGATTTTGCAAAAAAAATAGATGCTTCTTTACAAAATCAAAACTCATATTATTATGATTTGATTCAAGGCCGTGTTTTAAAACCTTTAGTTATTAGAAAAGTACAAAAGGGTGGTTTCGAGTCTTATATGAAATCCATAGGCAAATTAGGCGGACAGAATAAACTACCGCGCTTATCTAACGACAGAAAAATTGTTGAGGGATTTCCGTACATTAATTAA
- a CDS encoding M23 family metallopeptidase — MDNKKRKPKKIRRKLLDKYRLVILNENTFEERLSLSLTRLNVFVISSLSAIFLIFITTVIIAFTSLREYIPGYSSTALKKKATELAYKTDSLQTIIDVNEKYLLSIKKVLKGDMSPSDFNKDSIIEAVKLEASQVSFVPIQEDSILREKVDKEDKYNLFESASSVSNFILFPPVNGTISEPYNIKNKHFAVDIVVAKDTPIKATADGVVVFAEWTASTGYVIILEHSYGLISVYKHNTSLTKSQGDLVKTGEVIAIGGESGELSTGPHLHFELWNDGFPINPTNFIDFK; from the coding sequence ATGGACAATAAAAAGAGAAAACCTAAAAAAATAAGACGTAAACTACTCGATAAGTATCGGTTAGTAATTCTTAACGAAAACACGTTCGAAGAGCGCCTATCATTAAGCTTAACACGATTAAATGTTTTTGTAATATCGTCGTTGTCTGCTATTTTTTTAATATTCATAACTACCGTAATAATTGCATTTACATCGCTTCGAGAATACATCCCAGGGTATTCTTCAACAGCATTAAAAAAGAAAGCTACCGAGTTAGCTTACAAAACCGATTCATTACAAACTATTATTGATGTAAATGAAAAATACTTATTGTCTATAAAAAAGGTTTTAAAAGGCGATATGAGTCCTTCAGATTTTAATAAAGACTCCATTATTGAAGCCGTTAAATTAGAAGCCAGCCAAGTAAGTTTCGTTCCTATTCAAGAAGACTCTATTCTGCGTGAAAAAGTAGATAAAGAAGATAAATACAATCTTTTCGAGTCAGCATCATCGGTTTCCAATTTTATATTATTTCCTCCAGTAAATGGGACAATTAGCGAACCGTATAATATAAAAAACAAACATTTTGCGGTAGATATTGTCGTTGCCAAAGACACTCCAATAAAAGCTACTGCCGATGGCGTTGTTGTATTTGCCGAATGGACAGCAAGCACCGGGTATGTTATTATTTTAGAGCATAGCTATGGGCTAATATCTGTTTATAAGCATAATACCTCTTTAACGAAATCTCAAGGCGATTTGGTTAAAACAGGTGAAGTTATTGCAATTGGTGGCGAAAGTGGCGAACTTTCAACAGGACCGCATTTACATTTTGAACTCTGGAATGATGGTTTCCCAATTAATCCAACAAACTTTATAGATTTTAAATAA
- the tatA gene encoding twin-arginine translocase TatA/TatE family subunit, with amino-acid sequence MISSSIFLGMIGAPQIILIVVVVLLLFGGKKIPELMRGLGSGIKEFKDASKDDAKKDDKE; translated from the coding sequence ATGATTTCATCAAGTATATTTTTAGGAATGATTGGCGCTCCACAAATAATCTTAATCGTTGTGGTGGTTTTATTATTATTTGGAGGAAAAAAAATTCCTGAATTAATGAGAGGACTTGGAAGCGGAATTAAAGAATTTAAAGACGCTAGTAAAGACGACGCTAAAAAAGACGATAAAGAATAA
- a CDS encoding DUF4837 family protein has protein sequence MRKIFFLFVTVLLFNACKDNKASNDKMLLDSSGNINNVSVIIENDLWNGQVGEAIRNVLTAPVYGLPQDEPLFTLSQIPPSVFSGFVTRNRTILQIIGNKPANIEFTKNIYAQPQKVISITGQSKQEIIDIVNANAKKIVETFRNAEIAERQRQMKKSPHPYTSIKEKLGLTIEFASAYRIAKETDNFFWIRKDITTGTSNLLIYSLPFSSIKPNDSTVTQIIKIRDSIGEKHIEGGVEGTYMVTENAYTPFFKETILDNKLAFETKGIWDLKNGFMGGPFINYAVEDKINKRWVVIEGFAFAPSVEKRDYMLELESIIKSVKIE, from the coding sequence ATGCGAAAAATATTTTTTTTATTCGTTACCGTTTTACTTTTTAATGCTTGTAAAGATAACAAAGCATCTAACGACAAAATGTTATTAGATTCTTCTGGAAACATTAATAATGTCTCTGTTATTATTGAAAACGATTTGTGGAACGGACAAGTAGGCGAAGCTATAAGAAATGTACTAACAGCTCCTGTTTATGGGTTACCACAAGACGAACCCTTATTTACCTTAAGTCAAATTCCACCATCGGTATTTTCTGGGTTTGTAACACGAAACAGAACCATTTTACAAATTATTGGCAATAAGCCAGCAAATATCGAATTCACTAAAAACATTTATGCGCAACCTCAAAAGGTCATTTCAATAACGGGACAATCGAAACAAGAAATAATAGATATCGTTAACGCCAATGCTAAAAAAATTGTTGAAACCTTTAGAAATGCAGAGATTGCAGAGCGCCAACGACAAATGAAAAAATCGCCACATCCTTACACCTCAATTAAGGAAAAATTAGGGTTAACCATAGAGTTTGCTTCTGCTTACCGCATCGCCAAGGAAACAGATAACTTCTTCTGGATTCGTAAAGATATTACCACGGGAACATCAAACTTACTAATTTACAGTTTACCTTTTAGCAGCATTAAACCTAACGATAGCACCGTAACTCAAATTATTAAAATTAGAGATTCTATTGGCGAAAAACATATTGAAGGTGGCGTTGAAGGCACTTACATGGTTACAGAAAATGCATATACGCCGTTTTTTAAGGAAACCATTTTAGATAATAAACTAGCCTTTGAAACTAAAGGAATTTGGGATTTAAAAAATGGTTTTATGGGCGGTCCTTTTATTAATTATGCTGTTGAAGATAAAATAAACAAACGCTGGGTTGTAATTGAAGGTTTTGCTTTTGCACCTTCTGTTGAAAAGCGAGACTATATGCTAGAATTAGAATCTATAATTAAGTCAGTTAAAATTGAATAA
- a CDS encoding lytic transglycosylase domain-containing protein, which yields MQDTIPHSKKLNSDALKQQAVKVSKEITTQKDSVLIQKVEDDLLAAQVDEKWLEELYSNSLYDTIYNAVADISFEEVEYPELSTDVLKARLKELNAKTPFNVEYNPGLESVIKSYLKNRRETIQRLINLSAFYFPMFERELDIHGLPLEIKYLSIVESALKPRAKSRVGATGLWQFMYNTGKMYGLDVSSYVDERSDPIKSTEAAAKYLSKLYEIFGDWDLALAAYNSGPGNVTKAIRRSGGYQNYWNIRNHLPRETAGYLPAFLATMYIFEYAESHGFKQPKPELAYFETDTIHVKQMITLDQVSEFTGVEIEELQFLNPSYKLDIIPYIKDENYTLRLPRTVIGDFVTNEDQIYALAKAEFDEREKPLPQFFEAQSKTTYKVRSGDFLGKIARQYGVRVSQIKQWNGLRTNDIKIGQRLTLYPNNPNKTVASTTSKTITGKSLIYTVKTGDTLWGIAQKFPGVSADNIKEWNGISGSKLKPGMKLKISKG from the coding sequence ATGCAAGACACAATACCCCATTCGAAGAAACTAAATTCTGATGCTTTAAAACAGCAAGCAGTTAAAGTTTCTAAAGAAATTACTACTCAAAAAGATTCTGTCTTAATACAAAAGGTTGAAGACGATTTGTTGGCTGCACAGGTAGATGAAAAATGGCTGGAGGAATTATACAGTAATTCGCTTTACGATACCATTTACAATGCCGTTGCCGATATAAGTTTTGAAGAGGTTGAATACCCAGAACTTTCAACCGATGTTTTAAAGGCAAGACTTAAAGAATTAAATGCAAAAACGCCTTTTAATGTAGAGTACAATCCTGGTTTAGAAAGCGTTATAAAATCGTATTTAAAGAACAGGCGAGAAACCATTCAGCGTCTTATAAATTTAAGTGCTTTTTACTTCCCCATGTTTGAACGTGAGTTAGATATTCACGGGCTTCCTCTAGAAATTAAGTACCTCTCCATTGTAGAATCTGCTTTAAAACCACGAGCAAAGTCTCGTGTTGGTGCGACTGGTTTGTGGCAATTTATGTATAACACAGGTAAAATGTATGGTTTAGATGTTAGTAGTTATGTCGACGAACGTAGCGACCCTATTAAATCTACCGAAGCTGCAGCAAAATATTTATCTAAATTATATGAAATATTTGGTGATTGGGATTTAGCATTAGCAGCCTACAATTCGGGTCCAGGAAATGTAACTAAAGCTATAAGACGTTCTGGAGGATATCAAAATTACTGGAATATCAGGAATCATTTACCTCGTGAAACAGCCGGTTACCTTCCAGCGTTTTTAGCAACCATGTATATTTTTGAGTATGCAGAATCGCATGGTTTTAAACAACCAAAACCAGAACTTGCTTATTTCGAAACCGATACTATACACGTAAAGCAAATGATTACACTCGATCAAGTGTCTGAGTTCACAGGTGTTGAAATTGAAGAGCTTCAGTTTTTAAATCCGTCTTATAAATTAGATATCATACCTTATATTAAAGATGAAAATTACACGCTAAGATTACCTCGAACGGTTATTGGTGATTTTGTAACAAATGAAGATCAAATTTATGCGCTAGCAAAAGCAGAATTTGATGAACGCGAGAAGCCTTTACCTCAGTTTTTCGAAGCTCAAAGTAAAACAACTTATAAAGTAAGGTCTGGAGATTTTTTAGGAAAGATTGCTAGGCAGTATGGCGTTAGAGTTAGCCAAATTAAACAGTGGAATGGTTTGCGAACTAACGATATAAAAATAGGACAGCGTTTAACGCTTTATCCCAATAACCCTAACAAAACTGTAGCATCAACAACAAGCAAGACCATTACAGGTAAAAGTTTAATTTATACAGTAAAAACAGGAGATACATTATGGGGTATAGCACAAAAATTTCCTGGAGTTTCTGCCGATAATATTAAAGAATGGAACGGTATTAGTGGTAGTAAATTAAAACCAGGAATGAAACTTAAAATATCTAAAGGATAA